A genomic segment from Saimiri boliviensis isolate mSaiBol1 chromosome 14, mSaiBol1.pri, whole genome shotgun sequence encodes:
- the PNPLA6 gene encoding patatin-like phospholipase domain-containing protein 6 isoform X5: MEAPLQTGMVLGVMIGAGVAVVVTAVLILLVVRRLRVPKTPAPDGPRYRFRKRDKVLFYGRKIMRKVSQSTSSLVDTSVSTTSRPRMKKKLKMLNIAKKILRIQKETPTLQRKEPPPAVLEADLTEGDLANSHLPSEVLYMLKNVRVLGHFEKPLFLELCRHMVFQRLGQGDYVFRPGQPDASIYVVQDGLLELCLPGPDGKECVVKEVVPGDSVNSLLSILDVITGHQHPQRTVSARAARDSTVLRLPVEAFSAVFTKYPESLVRVVQIIMVRLQRVTFLALHNYLGLTNELFSHEIQPLRLFPSPGLPTRTSPVRGSKRMVSTSATDEPRETPGRPPDPTGAPLPGPTGDPVKPTSLETPSAPLLSRCISMPGDISGLQGGPRSDFDMAYERGRISVSLQEEASGGSQAAPARTPTQEPREQPAGACEYSYCEDESATGGCPFGPYQGRQTSSIFEAAKRELAKLMRIEDPSLLNSRVLLHHAKAGTIIARQGDQDVSLHFVLWGCLHVYQRMIDKAEDVCLFVAQPGELVGQLAVLTGEPLIFTLRAQRDCTFLRISKSDFYEIMRAQPSVVLSAAHTVAARMSPFVRQMDFAIDWTAVEAGRALYRQGDRSDCTYIVLNGRLRSVIQRGSGKKELVGEYGRGDLIGVVEALTRQPRATTVHAVRDTELAKLPEGTLGHIKRRYPQVVTRLIHLLSQKILGNLQQLQGPFPGSGLGVPPHSELTNPASNLATVAVLPVCAEVPMVAFTLELQHALQAIGPTLLLNSDIIRARLGASALDSIQEFRLSGWLAQQEDAHRIVLYQTDASLTPWTVRCLRQADCILIVGLGDQEPTLGQLEQMLENTAVRALKQLVLLHREEGAGPTRTVEWLNMRSWCSGHLHLRCPRRLFSRRSPAKLHELYEKVFSRRADRHSDFSRLARVLTGNTIALVLGGGGARGCSHIGVLKALEEAGVPVDLVGGTSIGSFIGALYAEERSASRTKQRAREWAKSMTSVLEPVLDLTYPVTSMFTGSAFNRSIHRVFQDKQIEDLWLPYFNVTTDITASAMRVHKDGSLWRYVRASMTLSGYLPPLCDPKDGHLLMDGGYINNLPADIARSMGAKTVIAIDVGSQDETDLSTYGDSLSGWWLLWKRLNPWADKVKVPDMAEIQSRLAYVSCVRQLEVVKSSSYCEYLRPPIDCFKTMDFGKFDQIYDVGYQYGKAVFGGWSRGDVIEKMLTDRRSADLNESRRADVLAFPSSGFTDLAEIVSRIEPPTSYVSDGCADGEESDCLTEYEEDAGPDCSRDEGGSPEGASPSTASEMEEEKLILRHRRCLPQEPPGSATDA; encoded by the exons GATTCTGCGCATCCAGAAAGAGACACCCACACTGCAGCGGAAGGAACCCCCGCCCGCAGTTCTGGAGGCCGACCTGACCGAGGGTGATCTGGCTAACTCCCATCTGCCCTCTGAAGTACTTTATATGCTCAAGAATGTCCG GGTGCTGGGCCACTTCGAGAAGCCGCTCTTCCTGGAGCTCTGCCGCCACATGGTCTTCCAGCGGCTGGGCCAGGGTGACTATGTCTTTCGGCCGGGCCAGCCAGACGCTAGCATCTATGTGGTGCAGGATGGGCTACTGGAACTCTGTCTGCCAGGGCCT GACGGGAAGGAGTGTGTGGTGAAGGAAGTGGTTCCTGGGGACAGCGTCAACAGCCTTCTCAGCATCCTGGATGTCATCACC ggtCACCAGCATCCCCAGCGGACCGTGTCTGCCCGGGCGGCCCGGGACTCCACGGTGCTGCGCCTGCCCGTGGAGGCATTCTCTGCTGTCTTCACCAAGTACCCAGAGAGCTTGGTGCGGGTTGTGCAG ATCATCATGGTGCGGCTGCAGCGAGTCACCTTCCTGGCGCTGCACAACTACCTGGGTCTGACCAATGAGCTCTTCAGCCAC GAGATCCAGCCCCTGCGCCTGttccccagccctggcctcccaacgCGCACCAGCCCTGTGCGGGGCTCCAAGCGGATGGTCAGCACCTCAGCTACAGATGAGCCCAGAGAGACCCCTGGCCGGCCACCTGACCCCACCGGGGCTCCGCTGCCTGGACCTACAG GGGACCCTGTGAAGCCCACATCCCTGGAAACCCCCTCCGCCCCTCTGCTGAGCCGCTGCATCTCCATGCCAGGGGACATCTCAG GCTTGCAGGGCGGTCCCCGCTCCGACTTCGACATGGCCTATGAGCGTGGCCGGATCTCCGTGTCCCTGCAGGAAGAGGCCTCTGGGGGGTCTCAGGCAGCCCCCGCTAGG ACCCCCACTCAGGAGCCACGTGAGCAGCCGGCAGGCGCCTGCGAATACAGCTACTGTGAGGATGAATCGGCCACCGGTGGCTGCCCCTTCGGGCCCTACCAGGGCCGCCAGACCAGCAGCATCTTCGAGGCTGCAAAGCGGGAGCTGGCCAAACTGATGCGGATCGAG gacCCCTCCCTCCTGAACAGCCGAGTCTTGCTGCATCACGCCAAAGCCGGCACTATCATTGCCCGCCAGGGCGACCAG GACGTGAGCCTGCACTTCGTGCTCTGGGGCTGCCTGCACGTGTACCAGCGCATGATCGACAAGGCAGAAGACGTATGCTTGTTCGTGGCGCAGCCCGGGGAGCTGGTGGGGCAGCTGGCGGTGCTCACTGGAGAACCTCTCATCTTCACACTGCGAGCCCAGCGCGACTGCACTTTCCTGCGGATCTCCAAGTCCGACTTTTACGA AATCATGCGCGCACAGCCCAGTGTGGTGCTGAGCGCGGCGCACACAGTGGCAGCCAGGATGTCTCCCTTCGTGCGCCAGATGGACTTCGCCATTGACTGGACGGCGGTGGAGGCGGGACGTGCGCTGTACAG GCAGGGGGACCGCTCCGACTGCACGTACATCGTGCTCAACGGGCGGCTGCGTAGCGTGATCCAGCGAGGCAGTGGCAAGAAGGAGCTGGTGGGCGAGTACGGCCGTGGCGACCTCATTGGCGTG GTGGAGGCGTTGACCCGGCAGCCGCGAGCCACGACGGTGCATGCGGTACGCGACACGGAGCTGGCCAAGCTCCCCGAGGGCACCTTGGGTCACATTAAACGTCGGTACCCGCAG GTCGTGACCCGCCTCATCCACCTGCTGAGCCAGAAAATTCTAGGGAATTTGCAGCAGCTGCAAGGACCCTTCCCAG GCTCCGGGCTGGGTGTCCCCCCGCACTCGGAACTCACCAACCCAGCCAGCAACCTGGCAACAGTGGCAGTCCTGCCTGTGTGTGCTGAGGTGCCCATGGTGGCCTTCACACTGGAGCTGCAGCACGCTCTGCAGGCCATCG GTCCCACGCTACTCCTTAACAGTGATATCATCCGGGCACGCCTGGGGGCCTCCGCACTGGATAG caTCCAAGAGTTCCGGCTGTCAGGGTGGTTGGCCCAGCAGGAGGACGCACACCGCATCGTACTTTACCAGACAGACGCCTCACTGACGCCCTGGACTGTGCGCTGCCTGCGCCAGGCCGACTGCATCCTCATCGTGGGCCTAGGGGACCAGGAGCCCACCCTCGGCCAG CTGGAGCAGATGCTGGAGAACACAGCCGTGCGTGCTCTCAAGCAGCTCGTCCTGCTGCATCGAGAGGAGGGCGCGGGCCCCACGCGCACCGTGGAGTGGCTCAATATGCGTAGCTGGTGTTCCGGGCACCTGCACCTGCGCTGTCCGCGCCGCCTTTTCTCGCGCCGCAGCCCTGCCAAGCTG CATGAGCTCTACGAGAAGGTTTTCTCCAGGCGCGCGGACCGGCACAGTGACTTCTCCCGCTTGGCGAGGGTGCTCACAGGGAACACCATTGCCCTCGTgctgggcgggggcggggccag GGGCTGCTCGCACATTGGGGTGCTGAAGGCATTAGAGGAGGCGGGTGTTCCTGTGGACCTGGTCGGCGGCACGTCCATTGGCTCTTTCATCGGGGCCCTGTACGCGGAAGAGCGCAGCGCCAGCCGCACGAAGCAGCGGGCCCGGGAGTGGGCCAAG AGCATGACTTCGGTGCTGGAACCAGTGTTGGATCTCACGTACCCAGTCACCTCCATGTTCACTGGCTCTGCCTTTAACCGCAGCATCCACCGGGTCTTCCAGGATAAGCAGATTGAG GACCTGTGGCTGCCTTATTTCAACGTGACCACAGATATCACCGCCTCAGCCATGCGAGTCCATAAAGATG GCTCCCTGTGGCGGTATGTGCGCGCCAGCATGACGCTGTCGGGCTACCTGCCCCCGCTGTGCGACCCCAAGGACGGGCACCTGCTCATGGATGGCGGCTACATCAACAACCTGCCAG CGGACATCGCCCGCAGCATGGGTGCCAAAACAGTCATCGCCATTGATGTGGGGAGCCAGGACGAGACAGACCTCAGCACCTACGGGGACAGCCTGTCTGGCTGGTGGCTGCTGTGGAAACGGCTGAACCCCTGGGCGGACAAAGTGAAGGTTCCAGACATGGCCGAGATCCAGTCCCGCCTGGCCTACGTGTCCTGCGTGCGACAGCTGGAGGTGGTCAAGTCTAGCTCCTACTGCGAGTACCTGCGCCCTCCCATTGACTGCTTCAAGACCATGGACTTCGGGAAGTTCGACCAGATCTAT GATGTGGGCTACCAGTACGGGAAGGCGGTGTTTGGAGGCTGGAGCCGTGGCGACGTCATTGAGAAAATGCTCACAGACCGGCGGTCTGCAGACCTCAATGAGAGCCGCCGTGCAGAT GTGCTTGCTTTCCCAAGCTCTGGTTTCACCGACTTGGCAGAGATTGTGTCCCGGATTGAGCCCCCCACGAGCTACGTCTCCGATGGCTGTGCTGATG GAGAGGAGTCAGATTGCCTGACAGAGTATGAGGAGGATGCCGGACCCGACTGCTCAAGGGATGAAGGCGGGTCCCCCGAGGGAGCAAGCCCCAGCACTGCCTCTGAGATG gaggaggagaagttgATTCTCCGGCACCGGCGCTGTCTGCCCCAGGAGCCACCCGGCTCAGCCACAGATGCCTGA
- the PNPLA6 gene encoding patatin-like phospholipase domain-containing protein 6 isoform X4 — protein sequence MEAPLQTGMVLGVMIGAGVAVVVTAVLILLVVRRLRVPKTPAPDGPRYRFRKRDKVLFYGRKIMRKVSQSTSSLVDTSVSTTSRPRMKKKLKMLNIAKKILRIQKETPTLQRKEPPPAVLEADLTEGDLANSHLPSEVLYMLKNVRVLGHFEKPLFLELCRHMVFQRLGQGDYVFRPGQPDASIYVVQDGLLELCLPGPDGKECVVKEVVPGDSVNSLLSILDVITGHQHPQRTVSARAARDSTVLRLPVEAFSAVFTKYPESLVRVVQIIMVRLQRVTFLALHNYLGLTNELFSHEIQPLRLFPSPGLPTRTSPVRGSKRMVSTSATDEPRETPGRPPDPTGAPLPGPTGDPVKPTSLETPSAPLLSRCISMPGDISGLQGGPRSDFDMAYERGRISVSLQEEASGGSQAAPARTPTQEPREQPAGACEYSYCEDESATGGCPFGPYQGRQTSSIFEAAKRELAKLMRIEDPSLLNSRVLLHHAKAGTIIARQGDQDVSLHFVLWGCLHVYQRMIDKAEDVCLFVAQPGELVGQLAVLTGEPLIFTLRAQRDCTFLRISKSDFYEIMRAQPSVVLSAAHTVAARMSPFVRQMDFAIDWTAVEAGRALYRQGDRSDCTYIVLNGRLRSVIQRGSGKKELVGEYGRGDLIGVVEALTRQPRATTVHAVRDTELAKLPEGTLGHIKRRYPQVVTRLIHLLSQKILGNLQQLQGPFPAGSGLGVPPHSELTNPASNLATVAVLPVCAEVPMVAFTLELQHALQAIGPTLLLNSDIIRARLGASALDSIQEFRLSGWLAQQEDAHRIVLYQTDASLTPWTVRCLRQADCILIVGLGDQEPTLGQLEQMLENTAVRALKQLVLLHREEGAGPTRTVEWLNMRSWCSGHLHLRCPRRLFSRRSPAKLHELYEKVFSRRADRHSDFSRLARVLTGNTIALVLGGGGARGCSHIGVLKALEEAGVPVDLVGGTSIGSFIGALYAEERSASRTKQRAREWAKSMTSVLEPVLDLTYPVTSMFTGSAFNRSIHRVFQDKQIEDLWLPYFNVTTDITASAMRVHKDGSLWRYVRASMTLSGYLPPLCDPKDGHLLMDGGYINNLPADIARSMGAKTVIAIDVGSQDETDLSTYGDSLSGWWLLWKRLNPWADKVKVPDMAEIQSRLAYVSCVRQLEVVKSSSYCEYLRPPIDCFKTMDFGKFDQIYDVGYQYGKAVFGGWSRGDVIEKMLTDRRSADLNESRRADVLAFPSSGFTDLAEIVSRIEPPTSYVSDGCADGEESDCLTEYEEDAGPDCSRDEGGSPEGASPSTASEMEEEKLILRHRRCLPQEPPGSATDA from the exons GATTCTGCGCATCCAGAAAGAGACACCCACACTGCAGCGGAAGGAACCCCCGCCCGCAGTTCTGGAGGCCGACCTGACCGAGGGTGATCTGGCTAACTCCCATCTGCCCTCTGAAGTACTTTATATGCTCAAGAATGTCCG GGTGCTGGGCCACTTCGAGAAGCCGCTCTTCCTGGAGCTCTGCCGCCACATGGTCTTCCAGCGGCTGGGCCAGGGTGACTATGTCTTTCGGCCGGGCCAGCCAGACGCTAGCATCTATGTGGTGCAGGATGGGCTACTGGAACTCTGTCTGCCAGGGCCT GACGGGAAGGAGTGTGTGGTGAAGGAAGTGGTTCCTGGGGACAGCGTCAACAGCCTTCTCAGCATCCTGGATGTCATCACC ggtCACCAGCATCCCCAGCGGACCGTGTCTGCCCGGGCGGCCCGGGACTCCACGGTGCTGCGCCTGCCCGTGGAGGCATTCTCTGCTGTCTTCACCAAGTACCCAGAGAGCTTGGTGCGGGTTGTGCAG ATCATCATGGTGCGGCTGCAGCGAGTCACCTTCCTGGCGCTGCACAACTACCTGGGTCTGACCAATGAGCTCTTCAGCCAC GAGATCCAGCCCCTGCGCCTGttccccagccctggcctcccaacgCGCACCAGCCCTGTGCGGGGCTCCAAGCGGATGGTCAGCACCTCAGCTACAGATGAGCCCAGAGAGACCCCTGGCCGGCCACCTGACCCCACCGGGGCTCCGCTGCCTGGACCTACAG GGGACCCTGTGAAGCCCACATCCCTGGAAACCCCCTCCGCCCCTCTGCTGAGCCGCTGCATCTCCATGCCAGGGGACATCTCAG GCTTGCAGGGCGGTCCCCGCTCCGACTTCGACATGGCCTATGAGCGTGGCCGGATCTCCGTGTCCCTGCAGGAAGAGGCCTCTGGGGGGTCTCAGGCAGCCCCCGCTAGG ACCCCCACTCAGGAGCCACGTGAGCAGCCGGCAGGCGCCTGCGAATACAGCTACTGTGAGGATGAATCGGCCACCGGTGGCTGCCCCTTCGGGCCCTACCAGGGCCGCCAGACCAGCAGCATCTTCGAGGCTGCAAAGCGGGAGCTGGCCAAACTGATGCGGATCGAG gacCCCTCCCTCCTGAACAGCCGAGTCTTGCTGCATCACGCCAAAGCCGGCACTATCATTGCCCGCCAGGGCGACCAG GACGTGAGCCTGCACTTCGTGCTCTGGGGCTGCCTGCACGTGTACCAGCGCATGATCGACAAGGCAGAAGACGTATGCTTGTTCGTGGCGCAGCCCGGGGAGCTGGTGGGGCAGCTGGCGGTGCTCACTGGAGAACCTCTCATCTTCACACTGCGAGCCCAGCGCGACTGCACTTTCCTGCGGATCTCCAAGTCCGACTTTTACGA AATCATGCGCGCACAGCCCAGTGTGGTGCTGAGCGCGGCGCACACAGTGGCAGCCAGGATGTCTCCCTTCGTGCGCCAGATGGACTTCGCCATTGACTGGACGGCGGTGGAGGCGGGACGTGCGCTGTACAG GCAGGGGGACCGCTCCGACTGCACGTACATCGTGCTCAACGGGCGGCTGCGTAGCGTGATCCAGCGAGGCAGTGGCAAGAAGGAGCTGGTGGGCGAGTACGGCCGTGGCGACCTCATTGGCGTG GTGGAGGCGTTGACCCGGCAGCCGCGAGCCACGACGGTGCATGCGGTACGCGACACGGAGCTGGCCAAGCTCCCCGAGGGCACCTTGGGTCACATTAAACGTCGGTACCCGCAG GTCGTGACCCGCCTCATCCACCTGCTGAGCCAGAAAATTCTAGGGAATTTGCAGCAGCTGCAAGGACCCTTCCCAG CAGGCTCCGGGCTGGGTGTCCCCCCGCACTCGGAACTCACCAACCCAGCCAGCAACCTGGCAACAGTGGCAGTCCTGCCTGTGTGTGCTGAGGTGCCCATGGTGGCCTTCACACTGGAGCTGCAGCACGCTCTGCAGGCCATCG GTCCCACGCTACTCCTTAACAGTGATATCATCCGGGCACGCCTGGGGGCCTCCGCACTGGATAG caTCCAAGAGTTCCGGCTGTCAGGGTGGTTGGCCCAGCAGGAGGACGCACACCGCATCGTACTTTACCAGACAGACGCCTCACTGACGCCCTGGACTGTGCGCTGCCTGCGCCAGGCCGACTGCATCCTCATCGTGGGCCTAGGGGACCAGGAGCCCACCCTCGGCCAG CTGGAGCAGATGCTGGAGAACACAGCCGTGCGTGCTCTCAAGCAGCTCGTCCTGCTGCATCGAGAGGAGGGCGCGGGCCCCACGCGCACCGTGGAGTGGCTCAATATGCGTAGCTGGTGTTCCGGGCACCTGCACCTGCGCTGTCCGCGCCGCCTTTTCTCGCGCCGCAGCCCTGCCAAGCTG CATGAGCTCTACGAGAAGGTTTTCTCCAGGCGCGCGGACCGGCACAGTGACTTCTCCCGCTTGGCGAGGGTGCTCACAGGGAACACCATTGCCCTCGTgctgggcgggggcggggccag GGGCTGCTCGCACATTGGGGTGCTGAAGGCATTAGAGGAGGCGGGTGTTCCTGTGGACCTGGTCGGCGGCACGTCCATTGGCTCTTTCATCGGGGCCCTGTACGCGGAAGAGCGCAGCGCCAGCCGCACGAAGCAGCGGGCCCGGGAGTGGGCCAAG AGCATGACTTCGGTGCTGGAACCAGTGTTGGATCTCACGTACCCAGTCACCTCCATGTTCACTGGCTCTGCCTTTAACCGCAGCATCCACCGGGTCTTCCAGGATAAGCAGATTGAG GACCTGTGGCTGCCTTATTTCAACGTGACCACAGATATCACCGCCTCAGCCATGCGAGTCCATAAAGATG GCTCCCTGTGGCGGTATGTGCGCGCCAGCATGACGCTGTCGGGCTACCTGCCCCCGCTGTGCGACCCCAAGGACGGGCACCTGCTCATGGATGGCGGCTACATCAACAACCTGCCAG CGGACATCGCCCGCAGCATGGGTGCCAAAACAGTCATCGCCATTGATGTGGGGAGCCAGGACGAGACAGACCTCAGCACCTACGGGGACAGCCTGTCTGGCTGGTGGCTGCTGTGGAAACGGCTGAACCCCTGGGCGGACAAAGTGAAGGTTCCAGACATGGCCGAGATCCAGTCCCGCCTGGCCTACGTGTCCTGCGTGCGACAGCTGGAGGTGGTCAAGTCTAGCTCCTACTGCGAGTACCTGCGCCCTCCCATTGACTGCTTCAAGACCATGGACTTCGGGAAGTTCGACCAGATCTAT GATGTGGGCTACCAGTACGGGAAGGCGGTGTTTGGAGGCTGGAGCCGTGGCGACGTCATTGAGAAAATGCTCACAGACCGGCGGTCTGCAGACCTCAATGAGAGCCGCCGTGCAGAT GTGCTTGCTTTCCCAAGCTCTGGTTTCACCGACTTGGCAGAGATTGTGTCCCGGATTGAGCCCCCCACGAGCTACGTCTCCGATGGCTGTGCTGATG GAGAGGAGTCAGATTGCCTGACAGAGTATGAGGAGGATGCCGGACCCGACTGCTCAAGGGATGAAGGCGGGTCCCCCGAGGGAGCAAGCCCCAGCACTGCCTCTGAGATG gaggaggagaagttgATTCTCCGGCACCGGCGCTGTCTGCCCCAGGAGCCACCCGGCTCAGCCACAGATGCCTGA